From the Lolium rigidum isolate FL_2022 chromosome 2, APGP_CSIRO_Lrig_0.1, whole genome shotgun sequence genome, one window contains:
- the LOC124686219 gene encoding uncharacterized protein LOC124686219, producing MLRRTILTRLLSSPSTSPIASLHRLLSAAAPAVSPNPSFAVEDYLVGTCGLTRAQALKASAKLSHLKSPTKPDAVLAFLAGLSLSSADVASAVAKDPQLLCANVEKTLAPVVAGLAGHGFPQAEIARFFSLGRAISRCRSVVSNLPYYVSLFGSVENLFRFLKKSSGLLGCSLEKVVKPNVVFLRKCGLGDCDISKLFLSAPRLLGSNPEHVQAMVASAQGLGVPPGSAMFRHMLHAVTLLSEEKIAAKLEYLKNMFRWSDAQVRIAVCKAPLVLTRSKESLQSRSKFLISDAGLAPAYIAQRSVMLNYSLEGRIRPRYYVLKFLKEKGLVPRDRDYYNVLSISEKVFMEKFICPHKEAAPKLAQDYAAACRGKMPTRFRFT from the coding sequence atgcTCCGACGAACCATCCTCACCCGGCTCCTCTCTTCTCCCTCCACCTCGCCCATAGCAtctctccaccgcctcctctccgccgcggCGCCCGCcgtttccccaaaccctagcttcgcCGTGGAGGACTACCTCGTCGGAACCTGCGGCCTCACCCGAGCCCAGGCACTCAAGGCCTCCGCCAAGCTCTCCCACCTCAAGTCCCCCACCAAACCCGACGCCGTCCTCGCCTTCCTCGCCGGCCTCAGCCTCTCGAGCGCCGACGTGGCCTCCGCCGTCGCCAAGGACCCGCAGTTACTCTGCGCGAACGTGGAGAAGACCCTGGCCCCCGTCGTCGCCGGGCTCGCCGGCCACGGCTTCCCACAGGCTGAGATCGCGCGCTTCTTCTCGCTCGGCCGCGCCATCTCCCGCTGCAGGTCCGTCGTCTCCAATCTGCCATACTACGTGTCACTCTTCGGCTCCGTCGAGAACCTCTTCAGGTTTCTCAAGAAGAGCTCCGGTCTCCTGGGATGCAGCCTCGAGAAGGTGGTCAAGCCCAATGTCGTGTTCCTGCGGAAATGCGGGCTCGGTGATTGCGATATTTCCAAGCTGTTCCTCTCTGCGCCGCGGTTGCTGGGCTCCAACCCGGAGCACGTCCAGGCGATGGTGGCGTCTGCCCAAGGTCTTGGTGTACCCCCTGGCTCTGCGATGTTCAGGCACATGCTGCATGCTGTCACATTGCTCAGCGAGGAGAAGATCGCCGCCAAACTGGAGTACCTGAAGAACATGTTCAGGTGGTCGGATGCTCAAGTGCGCATTGCTGTTTGTAAGGCCCCACTGGTGCTCACGAGATCTAAGGAGTCTCTGCAGAGCAGGTCAAAGTTCCTCATCTCTGATGCGGGGTTGGCACCGGCATACATTGCTCAGCGCTCTGTAATGCTCAATTACAGCCTGGAGGGACGGATCAGACCCCGGTACTACGTCCTTAAGTTTCTTAAGGAAAAAGGATTGGTACCTCGAGACCGAGACTACTATAATGTTCTCAGCATCTCCGAGAAGGTATTCATGGAGAAGTTCATATGCCCTCACAAGGAAGCTGCACCGAAACTCGCTCAAGACTATGCAGCAGCTTGCAGAGGGAAAATGCCGACTAGATTCAGATTTACATGA